One genomic region from Calderihabitans maritimus encodes:
- a CDS encoding saccharopine dehydrogenase NADP-binding domain-containing protein yields MGKFAFMVHPLNVADVSRKFPIAKRLPDRLVEKMIQYMPPVKTSYISGIKSAYAETEGWFVGCPLTTRQMLTLPEDFVLKRIIQTGKLAEKLGAQILGLGAMTSVVGDAGITVAKHLNIAVTTGNSYTVATAIEGTKKAAELMDIDFPNANVVVIGATGSIGSVCARLLAKEVRYLTLVARNKHKLERVASRILQEEGLAVKITQDISRALRDADVIVTVTSAVDTIIEPEHLKPGAVVCDVARPRDVSKKVAEMRDDVLVIEGGVVEVPGEVQFNFNFGYPPKIALACMAETMMLAMEGRYENFTLGRDLTVEQVQEISRLAKKHGFKLAGFRSFERPLTLAEIEKIKYNARRKAGMKLHA; encoded by the coding sequence ATGGGAAAATTTGCGTTCATGGTGCACCCTTTGAATGTGGCCGATGTGAGTAGAAAATTTCCTATAGCTAAAAGGCTTCCCGATAGACTGGTTGAAAAAATGATCCAATATATGCCTCCGGTGAAGACCTCTTACATATCTGGTATAAAATCAGCTTACGCAGAGACGGAAGGCTGGTTTGTAGGATGTCCTCTTACGACGCGGCAAATGCTTACTCTTCCGGAAGATTTTGTCCTTAAGCGGATAATCCAAACCGGAAAGTTGGCTGAGAAATTAGGAGCTCAAATTCTAGGTTTAGGAGCTATGACTTCGGTAGTTGGCGACGCGGGCATCACAGTGGCCAAACATTTGAATATAGCCGTAACAACTGGAAACAGTTATACGGTGGCTACTGCCATAGAGGGGACGAAAAAGGCTGCCGAGCTAATGGATATAGATTTTCCCAATGCCAATGTAGTCGTTATTGGTGCTACCGGCTCTATCGGTAGCGTGTGTGCCCGTCTGCTGGCCAAAGAAGTTCGCTATTTAACCTTGGTAGCCCGAAATAAGCACAAATTGGAGCGCGTGGCTTCGCGTATTTTGCAGGAAGAAGGTTTGGCTGTAAAAATTACCCAGGATATCTCCCGGGCTTTGCGAGATGCTGATGTGATCGTAACGGTTACGTCAGCTGTAGATACAATTATAGAACCTGAACATCTTAAACCCGGTGCCGTGGTTTGCGATGTGGCCAGGCCTCGAGATGTATCGAAAAAAGTTGCGGAAATGCGCGATGATGTACTGGTTATTGAAGGGGGCGTAGTTGAAGTGCCGGGAGAGGTTCAATTTAATTTCAACTTTGGTTACCCTCCCAAGATTGCCTTGGCTTGCATGGCGGAAACCATGATGCTTGCTATGGAAGGCCGTTATGAAAACTTTACGCTAGGACGTGATCTAACGGTAGAGCAGGTTCAAGAAATTAGTCGTTTAGCCAAAAAGCACGGGTTTAAGTTAGCCGGATTTCGCAGTTTTGAGCGTCCGCTAACTTTGGCTGAAATAGAAAAAATAAAATATAATGCCCGGCGCAAGGCCGGGATGAAGCTTCATGCGTGA
- a CDS encoding quinate 5-dehydrogenase → MRRVVSVSLGSSKRDHKVEAEILGEKFLIERIGTDGDMNQAIKTIRELDGKVDAFGLGGADLYLHAGSRRYLIRDAARIVAAAKKTPIVDGSGLKNTLERKVIEYLHKNTGIEFTQKRILLVCAVDRFGMAEALALTGGKVTFGDLIFALGLPVPLRSLKTVDRLARVVAPIICKLPFKYLYPTGQKQEEVKPRFSKYYKEADIIAGDFHFIRRYMPEDMTGKVIITNTVTKEDVELLKQRGVKTLVTTTPELEGRSFGTNVMEGVLLVLSGKPLSEIQPADYEELLNKINFTPRIVNFDR, encoded by the coding sequence ATGAGACGAGTAGTGAGTGTTAGCCTGGGTTCTTCCAAAAGGGACCATAAGGTAGAAGCTGAAATACTCGGCGAAAAGTTTCTTATCGAGCGAATAGGGACCGATGGAGATATGAACCAGGCCATAAAAACCATTAGAGAGCTAGATGGAAAGGTAGACGCTTTTGGATTAGGAGGAGCTGATTTATACCTGCATGCAGGTAGCAGACGTTATCTAATTCGCGATGCGGCCCGAATTGTTGCTGCCGCTAAAAAGACGCCTATAGTAGACGGAAGCGGTCTGAAGAATACGTTAGAAAGGAAGGTCATTGAATATTTACATAAAAATACCGGCATAGAATTTACGCAAAAGCGAATACTCTTGGTATGTGCAGTTGATCGTTTCGGCATGGCAGAGGCCCTTGCGCTCACAGGGGGCAAGGTAACTTTTGGTGATTTAATTTTTGCCTTGGGTTTGCCTGTGCCGTTGCGTTCCCTTAAAACCGTTGACCGCCTGGCACGAGTGGTAGCTCCAATTATTTGCAAATTGCCTTTTAAATATTTATATCCTACCGGTCAAAAACAAGAAGAAGTTAAACCGCGATTCAGTAAATATTACAAGGAGGCTGACATAATCGCAGGTGATTTTCATTTTATTCGAAGATATATGCCGGAGGATATGACCGGGAAAGTTATCATAACCAATACAGTCACCAAAGAGGATGTGGAGCTGTTGAAGCAAAGAGGGGTTAAAACTTTAGTAACTACTACACCCGAATTAGAGGGGCGTTCTTTCGGGACCAATGTAATGGAAGGAGTTTTGTTAGTCCTGTCGGGGAAGCCTTTGTCAGAAATACAGCCGGCTGATTATGAAGAATTGTTGAACAAAATTAATTTTACCCCTAGGATAGTGAATTTTGATAGATAG
- a CDS encoding helix-turn-helix domain-containing protein — protein sequence MDFVRIGDKLISRNKIENFIDRILEMRVQGLSQQEVAKHLNIDRSFISRLERLGEVRKGQRIAIVGFPLKNKEELQEVIEEEGVDFHLLMTEEERWQFVREKSGLELFNEIMDLIAKVRAYDVVIFLGSNKRIKFIEALLDKEVISVEIGKSPIEEDKYVDPSLLKEIIQKVKA from the coding sequence ATGGATTTTGTTCGCATAGGGGATAAATTAATTAGCCGGAACAAGATTGAAAATTTTATCGATAGGATTCTAGAAATGAGGGTTCAGGGTCTATCGCAGCAGGAAGTGGCGAAACATTTAAATATTGATCGTTCTTTTATTTCTCGTCTGGAACGTTTGGGCGAAGTGCGCAAGGGGCAGAGAATAGCTATTGTAGGTTTTCCTTTGAAAAACAAAGAGGAGCTTCAGGAGGTAATTGAAGAAGAGGGAGTGGACTTTCACCTTTTGATGACGGAAGAAGAGCGTTGGCAATTTGTTAGAGAAAAGAGTGGGTTGGAGCTGTTTAATGAAATTATGGACCTGATAGCCAAAGTTCGCGCATACGATGTGGTTATATTTTTGGGGTCCAATAAAAGAATAAAGTTTATAGAAGCTCTGCTGGATAAGGAAGTCATCAGTGTGGAAATTGGCAAGTCGCCTATAGAAGAAGACAAATATGTAGATCCTTCACTGTTGAAAGAAATCATCCAAAAGGTAAAAGCTTGA